One Phaseolus vulgaris cultivar G19833 chromosome 2, P. vulgaris v2.0, whole genome shotgun sequence DNA window includes the following coding sequences:
- the LOC137810075 gene encoding cytochrome P450 81E8-like — MEDNLINIFYLFIFLITLKLLFFRRFKNPPPGPPSLPIIGNLYQLKKQPLHRALHGLSQKYGPIFSLRFGSQPILVVSSASAAEECFTKNDIVFADRFHSTTSKYLGFNHTIITASSYGDHWRNLRRISSLEILSNHRLNSFLGVRKDETMKLLKKMVKINGKEDLAKVQLRPMFAELTFNIVMRMVCGKRYYGEEYDGTTAEEAKKFRELMNEISQFGLGSNLGDFVPLLRFFKSHKKLENVGEKLDAFFQGLIDEHRNKKESSNTMIDHLLSSQKSQPDYYTDQIIKGLVMALYVAGTETSAVALEWAMSNLLNQPEILEKLRIEIDREIGEERLIEEADVTKLPYLNNVISETLRLHPPLPMLLPHLSSKDCSVGGYDVPRNTMLMVNAWAIHRDPELWAHPTSFKPERFQNHPVDAHKLIPFGMGRRACPGTGMAQRTMGLTLGLLIQCFEWKRVGEEEIDLTEGRGTIVAKAIPLEAQCKARPIVTKIF, encoded by the exons ATGGAAGACAACCTTATCAACATCTTTTACCTCTTCATTTTTCTCATCACTTTGAAACTGTTGTTCTTTAGAAGGTTCAAGAACCCACCGCCGGGTCCACCGTCTCTTCCAATAATCGGCAACCTCTATCAGCTGAAGAAACAGCCACTCCACCGCGCCTTGCACGGCCTCTCACAGAAATACGGCCCTATCTTCTCTCTCCGGTTCGGGTCTCAGCCCATCCTTGTCGTTTCATCAGCATCTGCTGCGGAAGAATGTTTCACAAAAAACGACATCGTTTTCGCGGACCGTTTTCATTCTACCACGTCCAAGTATCTCGGCTTCAACCACACCATTATCACGGCATCGTCGTACGGCGACCACTGGCGCAACTTGCGTCGTATCAGCTCCCTAGAAATCCTCTCCAACCACCGTCTGAACTCTTTTCTGGGAGTACGAAAGGACGAGACCATGAAGTTGCTTAAAAAGATGGTTAAGATCAACGGTAAAGAAGATTTAGCGAAAGTGCAGCTGAGACCCATGTTTGCAGAACTCACGTTCAACATAGTCATGAGAATGGTGTGTGGAAAACGCTACTACGGTGAGGAATACGACGGCACCACCGCTGAAGAGGCCAAGAAGTTCAGAGAGCTGATGAACGAGATATCGCAATTTGGGTTGGGGTCGAACCTTGGAGATTTTGTGCCgcttttaagattttttaagAGTCACAAAAAGTTAGAAAATGTTGGAGAGAAGCTCGATGCGTTCTTCCAAGGACTCATCGATGAGCATCGGAACAAGAAGGAGAGTTCAAATACCATGATAGACCATTTGCTTTCCTCACAGAAATCACAACCTGACTATTACACAGACCAGATTATCAAGGGACTTGTTATG GCATTATATGTGGCCGGAACTGAGACTTCGGCTGTAGCATTAGAATGGGCGATGTCTAATTTGTTGAACCAGCCAGAGATATTGGAGAAATTAAGGATTGAAATTGACAGGGAAATTGGAGAAGAGCGTTTGATAGAGGAAGCAGACGTTACCAAATTACCGTACCTTAACAATGTTATCTCCGAGACTCTAAGGTTGCATCCACCACTGCCCATGTTATTGCCCCATTTATCCTCTAAAGACTGCAGCGTCGGAGGTTATGACGTGCCACGTAACACCATGTTAATGGTGAATGCATGGGCCATACACAGGGACCCCGAGTTGTGGGCTCACCCTACAAGCTTTAAGCCCGAGAGGTTTCAAAATCACCCAGTGGATGCACACAAATTAATCCCGTTTGGGATGGGAAGGAGGGCTTGTCCTGGTACAGGCATGGCCCAAAGAACTATGGGCTTGACTTTGGGCCTGTTGATTCAATGCTTTGAGTGGAAAAGAGTTGGTGAGGAAGAAATTGACCTCACTGAAGGACGAGGAACTATTGTGGCCAAGGCAATTCCATTGGAGGCCCAATGCAAAGCACGTCCAATTGTTACCAAGATCTTCTAA
- the LOC137810077 gene encoding uncharacterized protein — MAQSTRTKPSRSDEILEAEEQSRIADEIRAHFDALQPDRPIKPNRSEPEPQHTVNNSLSHNDIPELHKFQSLQSCSHDIISPAGVVNAQDEFVETQYYKELASIDKQHHTTGSGFIKAVTEGGEGGYKIELPDGHVNAVETEIQPRGCRSNPATNDWVPSFDGYQVFVSSKPNRSECT, encoded by the exons ATGGCGCAATCGACGAGAACGAAGCCCAGCCGGAGCGACGAGATTTTGGAGGCGGAGGAGCAATCGAGGATCGCCGATGAGATCAGAGCCCATTTCGATGCCTTGCAACCCGACCGACCCATCAAACCCAACAGAAGCGAACCAGAACCGCAACACACCGTTAACaactctctctctcacaacGATATTCCCGAGCTTCATAAATTTCAATCTCTTCAATCTTGCTCTCAT GATATAATTTCACCAGCGGGGGTGGTGAATGCACAGGATGAGTTTGTGGAGACGCAGTACTATAAAGAATTGGCGTCCATTGACAAACAGCATCACACG ACGGGGAGTGGATTCATAAAGGCTGTTACAGAAGGAGGGGAAGGTGGGTATAAGATTGAGTTGCCTGATGGCCATGTTAATGCAGTTGAAACAGAAATCCAACCCAGAGGATGTAGAAGCAACCCTGCCACCAACGACTGGGTTCCTAGCTTTGATGGTTATCAG GTTTTCGTCTCCTCAAAACCAAATAGAAGCGAGTGTACCTGA
- the LOC137810076 gene encoding cytochrome P450 81E8-like, whose protein sequence is MRRFRNGGIQMHLLFIFHFLHHFSAILHHHSPRHILLQTLLKKTLMEHSLIKIISLVLIVIIIKLVFLRKRQKNPPPSPPSLLVIGNLHQLKQPVHRTFHDLSQKYGPIFSFRFGSQPVLVVSSASAAEECFTVKDIIFANRFRSIKTKYLGYDNTILLAASYGDHWRNLRRISSLEILSSHSLNYFSGIRTDETLKLLQNLVRASNKEELSRVELKSMFADLTFNTIMRMVCGKRYYGAEYDGTNAEEAKKFRDLMNEMAQFGLGSHLGDFVPVFRWFDFSRSHKKLRKVGEKMDALFQELIDEHRNEEQNSNTMIGRMLHLQESQPEYYTDQTIKGLIMVLIVAGTETSAIALEWAMSNLLNNPEVLEKARIELDTMIGEECLMKEEDVTKLQYLQNIISETLRLHPPAPMLLPHFSYEDCTVGGYDVPGNTMLMVNAWAIHRDPELWVDPTSFKPERFENGPIDTYKLMPFGLGRRACPGAAMAQKTLNLTLGSLIQCFEWERIGEEEVDMTEGRGTLVPKAIPLEAKCKTRPIISKIF, encoded by the exons ATGCGTCGCTTTCGAAATGGTGGGATTCAAATGCATCTTCTCTTTATTTTCCACTTTCTTCATCACTTCTCTGCCATTCTTCACCATCATTCACCCAG ACACATTCTGCTACAGACTCTGCTAAAGAAGACGCTCATGGAACACAGCCTTATCAAGATTATTTCCCTCGTGCTTATCgtcataattataaaattagtatTCCTcagaaaaagacaaaaaaaccCACCACCAAGTCCACCTTCTCTTCTGGTAATAGGCAACCTTCACCAGCTGAAACAGCCGGTACACCGCACCTTCCACGACCTCTCACAAAAATACGGTCCTATTTTTTCTTTCCGGTTCGGCTCACAACCGGTGCTCGTCGTTTCATCTGCTTCCGCCGCCGAAGAATGTTTCACCGTAAAGGATATCATATTCGCGAATCGTTTCCGTTCTATCAAGACCAAATACCTCGGCTACGACAACACCATTCTCTTAGCAGCATCCTACGGCGACCACTGGCGAAACTTGCGACGTATCAGCTCCCTCGAGATCCTCTCCTCTCACAGTCTTAACTACTTTTCAGGAATTCGAACCGACGAGACTCTCAAGCTGCTCCAAAACCTGGTTCGAGCCTCCAACAAAGAAGAGTTATCGAGAGTGGAGTTGAAGTCCATGTTCGCAGATCTCACATTCAACACTATCATGAGAATGGTGTGTGGAAAACGCTACTACGGCGCGGAATACGACGGGACCAACGCTGAGGAGGCTAAGAAGTTTAGAGATCTCATGAATGAGATGGCTCAGTTCGGGTTGGGATCGCACCTCGGAGATTTTGTGCCAGTGTTCAGATGGTTCGATTTTAGCCGTAGCCACAAGAAGTTACGAAAAGTTGGGGAGAAGATGGACGCGCTGTTTCAAGAACTCATTGACGAACATCGGAATGAAGAGCAAAATTCAAACACCATGATAGGGCGCATGCTACATTTACAAGAGTCACAGCCCGAGTATTACACTGATCAAACTATCAAAGGGCTTATTATG GTGTTGATTGTGGCTGGAACAGAGACTTCGGCTATAGCATTGGAGTGGGCCATGTCAAATTTGTTGAACAATCCGGAAGTGTTGGAGAAAGCAAGGATTGAATTGGACACCATGATTGGAGAAGAGTGTttgatgaaggaagaggatGTAACCAAATTACAGTACCTTCAGAATATAATCTCCGAGACTCTGCGGTTGCATCCTCCAGCGCCAATGCTATTGCCCCATTTCTCCTATGAAGATTGCACGGTGGGTGGTTATGATGTACCAGGTAACACCATGTTAATGGTGAATGCATGGGCCATACATAGGGATCCAGAGCTGTGGGTTGACCCAACAAGCTTCAAGCCGGAGAGGTTTGAGAATGGTCCCATAGACACGTACAAGCTAATGCCTTTTGGGTTGGGGAGGAGAGCGTGTCCCGGTGCAGCCATGGCACAAAAAACTTTGAACTTGACTTTGGGTTCGTTGATTCAATGCTTTGAATGGGAAAGGATTGGAGAGGAGGAAGTTGACATGACAGAAGGAAGGGGAACTCTGGTGCCCAAGGCCATTCCATTGGAGGCCAAATGCAAAACGCGTCCAATCATTAGCAAGATTTTCTGA